The Fervidibacillus albus genome contains a region encoding:
- a CDS encoding MFS transporter, translating into MAQNNSIKKIASASFLGAFLEWYDFFLYGTASAVVLNKLFFPSSDPMVGTLAAFGSLASGYLIRPIGGIVFGHFGDRLGRKKVLAITMILMGGVTFLIGLLPTYESIGIWAPTLLIFLRLIQGFALGGEYGGASLLLIEHAPREKRGFWGGVLQAATPLGALAASGIFAIVASLEESVFLSIGWRIPFLISIVLTIVGLFVRFRIEETPAFKEIKETGTEERFPLLELFRSYSKNIWIALGARLSEGVSFNIFNVFVITYVTTHLGLPNSTALFGVSISSGIAALFSPLFGMLSDKFGRKKVYLFGAIWFIAFAYPFFALLDTKIGLVIYIAIAMGYVLSTTPMFSIQSVFFSEMFGTRVRYTGLSFVYQLAGVLAGLTPLISTSLLLYNNGNPLYVIVFMIGIGLITMISTMLTKETYKLDVSEIEAEMQVVESKQLGEKHS; encoded by the coding sequence ATGGCTCAAAATAATTCAATTAAGAAGATCGCTAGTGCAAGTTTTCTTGGTGCATTTCTTGAATGGTACGATTTTTTTCTATATGGTACTGCATCTGCAGTTGTATTAAATAAATTATTTTTTCCAAGTTCTGATCCTATGGTTGGAACATTGGCGGCGTTTGGTTCTTTGGCTAGTGGATATTTAATAAGACCTATCGGGGGCATTGTGTTTGGTCATTTTGGTGATAGACTCGGTCGTAAGAAGGTCCTTGCAATTACTATGATCCTAATGGGGGGAGTTACTTTTTTAATAGGACTTCTTCCAACTTATGAATCTATAGGTATATGGGCACCCACACTATTGATTTTCTTGCGATTAATTCAAGGGTTTGCTTTAGGAGGAGAGTATGGGGGAGCATCCCTCCTACTTATTGAGCATGCACCGAGAGAAAAAAGAGGGTTTTGGGGAGGGGTTTTGCAAGCGGCAACACCTTTGGGTGCATTAGCAGCATCAGGTATTTTTGCTATTGTGGCCTCTTTAGAGGAAAGTGTGTTTTTATCCATTGGTTGGAGAATTCCGTTTTTAATCAGTATTGTGTTAACCATCGTTGGGTTATTCGTAAGATTCAGAATTGAGGAGACACCAGCATTTAAAGAAATTAAAGAAACTGGTACGGAGGAGAGATTTCCACTTTTAGAATTATTTAGGTCATATTCTAAAAATATTTGGATAGCACTTGGTGCCCGCCTGTCCGAGGGTGTAAGTTTTAATATATTCAATGTATTTGTAATTACTTATGTTACTACCCACCTAGGATTACCAAATAGTACTGCACTTTTCGGTGTATCTATTTCCTCAGGAATCGCAGCCTTATTCTCTCCTTTATTTGGAATGCTATCTGATAAATTTGGGAGGAAAAAAGTATATTTGTTTGGAGCAATCTGGTTTATTGCTTTTGCATATCCCTTTTTTGCACTTCTAGATACTAAAATTGGCTTGGTGATTTATATTGCTATTGCAATGGGATACGTTTTATCAACTACCCCAATGTTTAGTATTCAATCTGTGTTTTTTTCAGAAATGTTTGGTACTCGAGTTAGATATACTGGTCTTTCTTTTGTTTACCAACTGGCAGGAGTTTTGGCAGGGCTAACTCCCCTAATATCAACTTCTTTATTACTATACAATAATGGAAATCCATTGTATGTTATTGTTTTTATGATTGGTATTGGTTTGATCACAATGATTTCGACAATGCTGACTAAAGAAACATATAAACTTGACGTTTCTGAAATTGAAGCAGAAATGCAAGTAGTTGAAAG